The window TGatattttttttcgattagtcagcgattatttctaaaaacgatagaaacagttgaacatgagatttaaaaaggcatttcaatgtttggatgttgtttaaatgtgtaaattactgatattttgtgattaaatatgtaatctgttgtgtttgggcacttttggagacacagaataagttgagtgtaaactgagtGAGTgatccatttacccatctcccattgcgcttctgttcTCAggactttgtgtaatgcggtacagtgacaaattaacgattagtcgacacatttaaataatcgacattgttgattatatcgactaatcgttgcagccctacaacCCACCATACAATACATCCAAACAACACATCATTCCTTTACAGAAACACTTACCTGACCCGGAAATCTCCAGTTAAAGTTAACCTCAACCTCAGGCTCCCCCAGAGCTGTACAGGTGATGTTGAAGACCTCTCCTCCGCTCACTTCACTAGAGGAGGCCTGAATAGTTGCAAATGGAGGACCACTGGGTACTAGAATTAACAAACAGGAGAGGAGAACCTGCATTTCAGAAGTGTGACAATAACTTTGTACTGAGAAAATCTATTATATTACAAGCTATATATGCACAGAGTGAGCAAATATATGGACAAAGAATTTGGTGACCTGCTCAATCATTGTTTCTTGTTAAATTTAAGTTATAAAAAAAGCTTGTGCTGCTTTTTTATTGGAGTGTCCTTACTGTGCAGAGTAGGCTTTCTTTTCTTAGattgtggagcattgctgtgaggatttgattgcattcagcaacaaaggCATGAGTGAGGTCAGGGTGTTGAATGACCACCAAACCGCCAACCAAAACTCTTCTCAAAAGTCCTGGATGGAGCACTATAATTCCATAGAGCACAGTCGTTCCACTGTTTCACAGCTTTACACATGGCAATAGGCATAATACCAGCTCTCATACATATTTGGATTGGAACATATACTGTAGTACATATATACACAACAGTGACAGTTCTACTAAATGCATACATGGTTCTTTACTTGgttcaaataattttttaatagATTGATAACTATTAATTGGAAATGGTTCTGTATAGCACCAAAAAAAGTATTTCATTTTTCAGTAAGCGTtctacactgatatgccaaatttGATGGTATATGGGAATAATACAgtatcccgtgacttttgccatgtctaatGGAAGCTAAATAATGCTGCAGTGAACTGTGGGAAATGTTTGGGGGCGCTTCTGAAATGTGGATTAAGAAATGTCCCACCTATCTGGCACCCACTCTCAGGCCTCGCTTGATCTTTGGTAATTTACACTGACTTGCCATGAACATGCTGGTCAGTGCtctacctcactcacaagatatcacctcataACACTTATACAGGTGTGCACTTTTACAGGCTGTCGCCTATAGCAACACTtaataatcaatttacatacaaACATCCCATGACAGTTCATCTGATACAACAGAATTTACTGTATCGTCACCAGTAACATCCGTCTCACCTTCCACGTAGAGCAGCTGGTACTTGTTGGAGATCTGGGGCGTGGTTTTGGTGGTGCTGTTGGCTTTGCAGTAGAACGTTCCTCCATGTTCAGGACTGGGTTCCTGCAGGATGAAGCCTTTAGTGGGGTGGTAGGAGATCAGACTTCCATCAGCAGGGATTTCTTCTGGAGGAACCTCTCTGTGCAGCGAGACTGTGGCCTTGGGCGTGGTCACCCGGCACGGAACGGTGGCAGGCTTGTCGGGCCGCAGGTACACGATCTCGAAGTGGATGGCCGACGGAACAAACAGCTCATCTTTGTCTTTGAAGAGAGATAAATAAAGTGCGTAGTCATCAACTATTTACATCTAGTGCTGGCCGAAACCAAACCGAACCAAATTAAAGATTTGTCTGAAGGATCAATGAATACTAAACCTGATTTTTGGTAGattcatttattttgccacttatttgccaatatttttaatatttgtacAAACATCACAGCAGAAGAACAAAGcacaacacagtgtttctacttacacacacttacacaacccTGTTGAGGACTTTTAATTTGACAAAAGGTATCCACACGCAGCAGCCAGTCTTTGGTTTGGCCAAGTTGAAACAAGTATGTAATGCTCTTTTCTTTGACTGGGCTTAGCTTAGTTCAGCTGCGATGCTTAAcgttttctgagctggattactcacagaATTGATGACAGGACAGTCAAAGCTAATAGTTAATAGTTTTAAGGTCAATCTGACATCATTTTAgctctgttttgtgttttgtaatCCAGTAAAGTGCCATTGCTGCTTAAAACAATCTTAACAAACACTAGAACATGGCCTTAATTAAGTACATTTTTTCCAGTTTCAGATTAATTCTTCCAGTTACCAgctgttagttttttttattctaattaacTTTAGGCCAAGCCTGAAAAGATTTTAAAGCTtaaaagctaaaaatatatatttttcttgtacCTGTAAAGTAAATGTAAGTGATGGAGGTGCGATCAGGGTCCTTCTCGCACTCTTCACCATCGCAGAGGATCACCCAGCAGCTGTACTCCCCCGTGTCGGCAGCAGAGGGCGACGTCAAGATCAACTGACCAAACTTGTCATGTTGCTTAATGCTGACACAAACATAACAAAAGTGAACCAATGAGTTTTTATTAAAAGATAATGCTGCTTTTATACATCCCAATGTCTTTCTTTACAGGAGAATTGGCATTTTTGCTCCTGTGCTCCACCTACAGTCGGGAAGTGTAATTTGGACTTTGAGTTATTCCTAAAGAAcacacttttcacatgcatttgacAAGCAACGAGATACAGAACTGTCACTCAAagagaaagaagcatgtggactaagACAGAAGagcaataaataaagtattttacatGGTATACATATTCTAAATTTCAGAATATACACTTATCAATGTATATGTACACactctacatatacatatataacatacagtatttacCACTTCCTAAGAAAAGGTGCTAAATTAAAAACCTTCACCCAGCTTATTCATGTATCTgttatacagatctggaaaaaaatgagaccacttaatgatgaagtttttccttgattttaccaaattgaaaacgtctggaatataatcaaaagaacgATGAATGATCAACAAACCAAACTGTAcagctagaatttttgcaccaggagtggcctaaagttatccaaaagcagtgagtaagactggtggaggagaacatgccaagatgcatgaaaactgtgatttaaaaccagggttattccaccgaatattgatttctgaactcttaaaactttatgaatatgaacttgttttctttgcattatttgaggtctgaaagctctgcatcttttttcttatttgagttatttctcattttctgcaaataaatgctctaaatgagaatatttttatttagaatttgggggaaatgttgtctgtagtttatagaataaaacaacaatgttcattttactcaaacataaacctataaatagcaaaatcagttaaTCATGGTGCAGTACTCTATAATTTGGTATTGTGTTCATAAGCCAATTAGCTATGCTCTAAATAACATTCAATAAATACTGACTGTTGGAATGCTAGCTTAGCAACATTACCTGAGGCGAGAGTCGTTAAATGTATCCAGGTAAGAGGGGTACGCCCATCCAATCTTGGTTCCTTTACATCTCAGTTCCAGTGTTTTCCCGGGGTTTAAGGTCAGAGTGTCACCGAGGCGCTGGAACCGGCCCTTTTCCAGAACCTGGGTTAGAATGAACTGAGCTTTTCCTCCCGACTCCTTCTCCTTCAGCTTTGGGTAGCGCACCTTCACCTTCTTCCTCCCTGGCCTGAGTCGATTCTCCGGGATCTCTTTCTGACGCTTGACATGTTGACTGAAACCTGGGGCAGCATGGGAAACAACATGTGTTATGGATAGCTATTGGTAAAACTGCTGAATGCTAGTAAGAGCTTAAAACAACATGAGATAAAAAATACCTGAAGAGTCTATAGAGTCAATAGGGCTCGATTAACAACatatcaatcaataatactgtataatttatattatatcatatatttccTAATCCCAAAAAGCCAATCGTCTTGACAACTGCCTTGCACAAGAAGCTGAAGGTAGAGGTGATAAACTAGGCAAGTATGTTTTGAGAACTAAACCCAAtagagcacctgtggggcatcctcaaacgaAAGCTCCTTGATATAATCATGAAGTACATGAGTGGACGAGGATTCCATAGAGGCCATCTGTgcagctctagtgaactccatacCCAATAGGGTTAAGGCAGTGCTAGATAATAGTGATAGCCACACAAATATATTGAcaatttgggcacaatttggccattttcacttcaGATTGTACTTAGTTTTGTTGCCAGTGGACAtcaatggctgtgtgttgagttattttgagggcacagcacaTTTACAGTTATACTGTAGCTCTACACTGACTATTTTATACTCTATTAAGgtgtcatatctttagtgttgtcctataaaaagatataaaaaaatatttacatgtgGTCCCTCAGGATGATCAGTATACTGTATGTGATTTAGAGACTTAAgaaagaactctggtgtaaattagatttttttgttgtagtaaaacatgataaagagtactaacaaggggtgggcgatatggctctaaaataatatcacgatatttcagggtatttttgcgatatcgatatacttggtgatattggaaaacagaaaaataattaattaatttcaggaatatagtataagagtataacagcataatcataatgcggcaaaataaataatatagcataaaattatataatgcagaaaataatattgcagaatattaagtgcatgcatataaactgcaaactaaaacaaatatacaataaataaacctaaagcttcacagtaaataatagactacttttaagacagagcatctctatcacgatatggatttttaatatcatgatatttcggtgttacgatatattgtatacgatataatattgcccacccctagaactaacctttgttgaatagccacCTCTGCTCTTCCGCAGCTCTCCGAGATTCAGTATTTttagcagtttgtccaaacatactTTAGAATGGataatatggggcatattttgcccctgcagataaatcactttttacatcattatcccgactcaaagtagcttcacacttcattgtTAGAGTCCAGAGAGCCGCCCTGCCATTTACAACAAGGCATGTAGAACTTTTAAAATGAACAAGAAGAACCTAACCTAATCTCCGGGCACTATgagttgtaaacagtgtttttttaataagcttcttctgcattaatgtCTGGGCTCTCCAGAGTCTACCAAaaaagtgtgaagctactttgagctggataacggtgtaaaaagcagtttatctgcagggacaaaatatgccccattcatccattctaaagcatgtttggacaaactgctaaAAATAACTAGATCTTGGAAAtctgcaggagagcagaggtgggctattcaacaaaggtaagtactctttatcatgttttactacaacaaaagtcattttttttttacaccagagttctcctttaagtctcTAGTTCACATACTGTATACTGATCATCCTGAGGGATCAAAGGACAGTGTGTAATGATAGTGTGATCATGTGACTTCTTTTACagaatgtagaaaatgtaaatgtaaaaactaGTTTTAAAAAACTAGTTGAACTAAATAAAACTAGTTCTGACACACAGTTAGTTAGTTTAACTAATACAAAGTTGGATGTTGTATCAATCTTCAGAAGTGGGTCTGGGTTATTATGGGTTAATTTCaatcgatacaatataattatatGAACCATATAAAATCCACAACTGACAAGAATTAACCATAACATCCACAATGGACATCTTCACTTATAAATGTGAGAAAAGTGAATTTTACTATTCATATAATTCACCCTGTAGTGAACGCCAGTCAGTGACagataaaatgtgtgtatataaaaataatgaacaTAACCAACAATATCGGAAATGTGTTTAAAACTCATATGATCAGATTTCCTCTGCTGTATAATGAAAGAATGGAAAGTGGATTGCCCTTTAACCAGAACTGGTGTCTAATTTCCAGAAGCAGAGCCAGTGAGATAGAGAGGAGATGGAGAACAGATCAGCAGAACTTACATCTGGAAAGCTACTCCACTTCTGTGTTTCCAACCCACAGCTGTATAAACAGCAGTGCAGGAAATCTGCCTTTTTCTTCTCTAATTTAGtgcattatatttaaaatgttcacCTCATTTAACACCAACATTGCTGCTGCTTGATTTTGCAAGacataacatttaatatttaacatttcagATACTGATAAGTAGGGATGTGCCAATCAGGCTGTTTTGCCAATCTAGCCAATCCAGATCCCAGTCTCTTAAAGCTGAGTATCAGCTGTATTTAGTAGTGACCTAATTAAAAGAAATGAGTGTTTTATAGCAGGTTTAGTAGCTTATAATCCAGTCTGATTAACCTACCTGACCTTTAGCTCCCAGTTTCTTTCAAACACTTAAAAATTCTTTAcgtgtgttagcattagcctccaGTCATGATGTTCAGTGCTGgtataaaaacaaagaaaggcATGCCATCCTCTCTcgagaatgagataattaaggcttgggaacgagatcctaatgtttgggaacgagataattaaggcatgacCATGACtttctaaattatttaaatcGAAGCCGttaaggcgtggccacaaggTTCTTTTGTTTCACAGCAAACAAAGCAAACAGCTTACTGCATACTGTCTGCTATCTActatctgagccaatcagctgttagtatgagaattaagtgtcttttacttaaAAATTACACAATGTAATTGTGGGCATGGGCATTAATTTTGCAGAAAATcaaacttaaatacttaaatatcttGTTCCCATGTCTTAATAAGTCATGCCCAcatcttaattatctcattcacaaGCCTTTATTAACTCATTCCTGCGCATTAGGATTAAGTTTTTCCCATACCTCAATAAGTCTTAGGATcttattcccatgccttaatgcCTTAAGTTGTGTCCATGCATTAGGGTCTCGTTCCCATTCCCCAATAAGTTAAGTGGCCACAatttaattatctcattcacaagctttaattatctcattcccatgcattaggatctcattcccatgccttaataagtggtggccatgcataatttttttttttttaaccttaggggctccgtagatAACCGAAATCTTCTCGGCCCACAATCTCACTCATTCCCAGAGTCTGGAATCTTCATCACTTCCACCCAAACCAGTATCATCACTCCTGGCAAACTCCACAAGCCACACGCCCACAATACTTTCTGTACTGTGAAAATTACAGCTGCGGATGTTTTGTGGGAGAAGAGCAACAAAGcagaagaataaaaaaagcaGACTGTCTCACCATTCTGGAGCTCCAGCAGGACCAGGATCAGGGTGAGCTGGACCCACAGCTTCATGGTGCAGGAAACTGGTTGCACAGAAGGCCCAGACTGCAGGACTGCAGAACTTCCACTCTGCaagttctctcactctctgttcaCACTGTGAGCTTCATCTTCCACAGTCCACCAGAAGAGGGGGTGCATTAGTGGTGTTCAGCCCTGCAGCTCCCCCCAGAAAACAACTCCCCAGAAAACCATGTGCTGTGAACTGGCAATCTTCTGGTGCCTCCTGGTGGTGGATTTTAGGACACCATGGGTTATTCTGCTGTTTATCCTCAACCAGCAGCAGAATTTGTGCAATAAACCTGGACTTACTGCCCAGCATGATGACAATTTATTTTCATTAACAGAAAATCCCCAGCAACTCTAATTTAGTTTAATCTTTTTCTCAGCAGTCAGTTTCAACATACAATAGATCAGATTTGGTTTCAACATGAAAATCTGACATGCCTTACTTAATACACAaataatcctgtaatattacgCTTACATAACCCATATCTGGCAGCACTCTTCACTTCATGTCCTTCAGAATCCAGAATCTGCAGCCTTTAGGTGATTAGTGATTTTAAGAGGGCTTGAACGATTTTTATTGCACTTTCTCGactgctccaaaaaaaaaatccaatcatCCATTTTATGTGTTTGGTGTCAAAAAtaatatgcttctatgagccgtttggatgctcccttattgaGACCCGCTAGACCAGTTGATGAAACCcaatttcactcattttgaatgataacctcagacagtacacagcagaattagccagcagacttcgtctgaggtagggatctatacctactgtctgtggcaactcagcagatgagggagattaaaaaaaaagtattttcacacagtgctagctaacatttctgcAGAACATTAGCTAATGAGGTAGCAATAAAATTATTACCAGGTGTAATCATATTAGTCCAAAAAATGACTCTCTATAAATCTATAATCTCAGGATTAGCAGTGAGCAACTACTATTATTTATAACAAGAGAAACAAGAATGTTTTAATTGTCAAAAATAAAGTATTCTTTTTAAATTCATAATttacataaaataacaaaaaatatgcagagctttcagacctcaaataatgcaaagaagacacgttcatattcatacattataagagttcagaaatcaatatttggtggaataaccctggtttttaattacagttttaatgcatcttggcatgttctcctccaccagtcttacacactgcttttggataactttatgcctgcactcctggtgcaaaaatttaagcagttcagcttggtttgatggcttgtgatcatccatcttcctcttgattatattccttcAGCCCCCCACACAACAAAGTACAGATCAGTACAGTAGAAGTAATGAAAAGCACATTTATTGACAACAGTGTTCAAATATGAAtagaaaaaagatgaaaaatcgAACTGAATTGTCTACAATCACTCTGTGATGTGTTGTCTGGTTATTAagactatttttatttaaaggcACTGTACAAAAGAAGACTTCAGACACGTTTATCAGGTTTACAAATGATACAAAATCATTATTTGTGAGTAGAAACTTCTGAATGAGAACAAGCTCCTTTGCTGCAAATAGAAATGCACTAAGATCACTGGATTTCTCAGGTTTTGCCAAACTGAAGTACCAGGAAAGCGGTAAGGCCTTAAGGTATACCAATCAGCCacaacaataaaaccaaaatgaaTGATTAGATCACACTGTATGACCAGTATCAGAAGCAGTAAGACACATTTGGAGTCTGTAAGGATGAAAGCACTTCAGTAAAAAGCCATCTGTCCAGAAGAAAACATGCATTACAACATTTTACAAACTCCCATAAAGCGAATGCTTTAATACCAATGCAATGCTGCTGACGTGTCTAATAGCCTTTGCATTCTTGTTCTGAAATATTTACACATGTATAGAAGTTTTATATCTCTAAAACAACTAAGAAATAAAAGCCTATTAATAGAACATTTAATTACAAATACTAACACATATAATACTTAATTCATAATTCCCTGACTGCTCttaataaaacttaataaaaacaaGTTCTATAACACAGTCAGAGCAAGGAATGTAGGATTAAGAGGCAGACTACTAAAACAGAGGTGCATATTGTTGCTATTGGatcaaaaccttgtatctccacaaAATGTCCTAACTTTTTAACTTCCAAAAGTCATTATAGAGTATTTCAATTGGTCCATTTATCttgaaatttatatttaaaaaagtcaaaactttaaaattgaagaaaaaaaaaatggagatacaagattTGTGCATAACAGCTACAATATATTCAAATTCTACAATAAGCCAATTTGGCACAAATGACATAAACTCTGTATCATAGTATAAACACATCATCACTATGCTGTCTATAAAGTGACAGTAAAGGAAACTGTGATCCCACTTTATAAGTTAGTTataagtgtctgtaataactttgtaattacacattaataataaacaagacatatccactacatatattttgtaGTGTGACAAGAAGGAAAGAGGAATAAGGAAGACAGAAAGAGGAGAGACatgtatataaaatgtgttaCTATTCAGTTATTACAGACACACAATATAAAGTGGGCCTTATTATAAGTCTGCTGCAGGGAATTTAAAACGTTTTTTGTtttcaaaaagaacaaaaaatcatagcaaaaaaataatagttatagaaaatatattttcagtAGAAATACTAGGAATACTGGTCACGGTCAGTAGATTTTTAACAGTGAAAGTAAGTCAGACTTTGTTTGTAAGTGAATGggaaatataagtaaaaagagaGATCATAATActagaatattattattaattactccATGAGCCAATCTCTATCTGACACATTTGCTGCATTACCACAGTTCACAGCTTTTAAacattatgtttatgtttttctacaccttaagaaaaaaacattaaagcccattccggatgggattagtttctcagggggtcctggggtaattttctcttttacgggGGGGGGGGTGTCCTTTGAAAAAATGACAGGCTGATTTCGTACTGTTTTTCAAGGAACTCTGTGGtccttcagtaattttagtcctgtccggactgacatctctgagtttcgtctcctcgcgtttaacaaaataactatttgtccactgccacgcactgcaattacactttgggtgcataTTTCCACGGCGATCCACGTTAACACAACAGCgagaggaaatggaggagctactgaacaggatgtcatgtgaccgagaaagccaaaaaactcactggtcctcttgtttgtttgttttttcaattgcagcctggatgcaagagttttatcacagagtagaagtgtgaaatatttttcacagacgtctgaatattttaagtgtgttttcacacctgactAGTTTAATCcaaactttcagacttttcagttttagGGTTCGGACctaagtagcaggtgtgaaatggGGCATGAGAGTTTATTCAGACCATGGTCTGGTTTatctgcagtgtaaaagcacttCTAGATAGTTTGAACTTTTAGACCAGTTACAGAAAGTTGAGTCAATCTTTAAACAAATTAGAGGAAAATTAGCTGTTGTTGTGCTCTAATCCGTATTCCATTATACTGAGAATTGATTTATTCACTATatcagtagattaacccttatttataaacaggaataaaagaaatctgagGAGAATactttacactcattctgctgcagggtGAAGGTGTGTACGTGAAGGGGAATCAAATTCTGACAGAAAGCTACAGTTAAGTACAACACCTGAAAAAACAAAGCAACTCACTGAAATCTAACATAattaacattctacaaaccagttattaatataaaatatagagaAACTCTGCCCACGTAGCTGATGATGATGACAGCGTGTAGTAAAGCTCCTAAGTCCGCTTaccaaactgcagtgtgaaaccaaaactatccagatcaaatactgtatatactgtttatgtAACAAAGACAAGAACCTTGGTGCTCTTGGACCTTCAggatccagactttcaggtgtgaaaacgcccttaaagaCCCGAGTCAATATGCAAATGTGGGGATCACATGGGTTTCAGGTGGAATTGGCTCCTGCTGAGTTGGATTTCACAAATAGGCCCAAATTATTCCATGGGTCCCATCTCTAGACTCCATATCAGTGTGCCACCCAGATAGGGCCCATGTTTAACCTCTACTGGTCCCACTACTGGGCCAACATAGAACTGTCTGGTTTACAATTGGTCCACCCATACAGGCCCCAAATGGTGTGCTATAAATGCAGCAGATAGacattacattaatataa of the Astyanax mexicanus isolate ESR-SI-001 chromosome 10, AstMex3_surface, whole genome shotgun sequence genome contains:
- the pdgfrl gene encoding platelet-derived growth factor receptor-like protein — translated: MKLWVQLTLILVLLELQNGFSQHVKRQKEIPENRLRPGRKKVKVRYPKLKEKESGGKAQFILTQVLEKGRFQRLGDTLTLNPGKTLELRCKGTKIGWAYPSYLDTFNDSRLSIKQHDKFGQLILTSPSAADTGEYSCWVILCDGEECEKDPDRTSITYIYFTDKDELFVPSAIHFEIVYLRPDKPATVPCRVTTPKATVSLHREVPPEEIPADGSLISYHPTKGFILQEPSPEHGGTFYCKANSTTKTTPQISNKYQLLYVEVPSGPPFATIQASSSEVSGGEVFNITCTALGEPEVEVNFNWRFPGQDQRPVSIQSSWRLIHRGVGYTTRISQSVMTVEDVETIDIGNYICTAKNSHGETSVATLVNSYD